A stretch of Rhododendron vialii isolate Sample 1 chromosome 4a, ASM3025357v1 DNA encodes these proteins:
- the LOC131323980 gene encoding disease resistance protein RPV1-like yields the protein MALELTPLELSSMTTVKSQEAASSSIPQCHYHVFLSFRGEDTRKTFTDHLYTALVRAGFRTFRDDDEIRRGENMMAELQKAIQESKISIVVLSKTYASSSWCLDELVMILRSRKTSAGTVVLPVFYDVDPSHVRKQMGTFEEAFNRHEDRIEAETGESKTEWKSKVEEWRGALREVADLAGMNLQSQADGHEARFIEKIIQVVGDKLRRSVLYVAPHPIGIHTRAKSIQLWLEDGSTDVGMVAICGTGGIGKTTIAKFLYNQNFSKFEGSSFLANVREIAKQQDGFIRLQKQLLSDILQGRKEKIYNSDEGIVRIKDALCCKRVLVVLDDVDRQQQVEAVLGMRDWLFPGSKIIITTRRERLLWAHEVRKVHRVEELDFNESLELFSRHAFGKSYPVSDYVEVSERVVQYCGGIPLAIKVLGSSLSGKSLNVWKSQLEKLKAIPDREILEKLRISYDSLQDDHDQKLFLHLACFFVGMDKDQIVTILDGCEFYTVVGIQNLIDRCLCTIDERNTLVIHQLLQDMGREIVRQESPDEPGERSILWSHMDSFNVLRENTGTSKIEGLVLDMHLVNRDNSSRTISNVNRKRRFEEFLEPLLSNLGNAVKRCRSSIFPSHMAATAPENSNQVALDTNAFARMRKLKLLQLNHVRISGPYRNLPKGLRWLYWRGFPLKSIPRDFPMEDLVALDMHYSNLKNVWDGTKILKSLKILNLSDSHNLTKTPDFSALPNLERLMLKNCSSLYEVDESIGCLERLVLLDLEGCKNLRKLPRGLGMLKFLETLVISRCSNLEELPTEIGNMGSLTVLHADGIDINRVHSTTGEAKATQSLIRPGLLKPRKSLQVCLPRSLVKLRLANCNLSDDAFPKDLTNLISLKLLDLSQNPICNLPEGIRGLTGLEILHLSSCTSLRTLILIHKLRELWIGRNPLLENITVPSASHRPTTTYFSSSLDNLVGFKGPFKLEPIGDVDTEILTNLGLSNLGSMENTNAKLITTNINKPETLPIQGCHEDHIFTTFLPGSKVPLWYNFRCQGSSISFTAPSHRNSRLQALSVCAIYRISYDKKYSRIQKYPHTTVSSTNKGVMWSYCPRVFGIPEAGDDMMWLSYWKFEQLEGGDELTVSVDGGEFMQAMEVGVYLVYKDVEHDEKSTRSVRGEEIYQRTTVYGNVVPGIVSAHSVGTKLYQVGHHWDGFKCEYCPRGVAPLPWTLSAAYDDEIKEPFCFADMSKVKSLGC from the exons ATGGCACTTGAGTTGACACCTCTTGAGCTTTCTTCAATGACGACTGTGAAGTCCCAAGAAGCCGCCTCCTCTTCCATACCTCAATGCCATTACCATGTGTTCTTGAGCTTTAGAGGTGAAGACACTCGCAAGACTTTCACCGATCACCTCTACACGGCTTTGGTGCGTGCTGGATTTCGCACCTTCAGAGACGATGACGAGATAAGAAGAGGAGAAAATATGATGGCCGAGTTGCAAAAAGCGATTCAGGAGTCTAAGATTTCGATAGTTGTCTTGTCAAAGACGTATGCATCTTCGAGCTGGTGCCTTGACGAGCTTGTGATGATCCTCAGAAGCAGGAAGACCTCAGCTGGAACCGTGGTTTTACCTGTCTTCTACGACGTGGATCCATCCCACGTGAGGAAGCAAATGGGAACTTTCGAAGAAGCGTTTAACAGGCATGAAGACAGAATTGAAGCAGAAACTGGTGAAAGTAAAACAGAATGGAAGAGCAAGGTGGAAGAATGGAGGGGGGCACTCAGAGAAGTGGCAGATTTAGCAGGGATGAATTTACAAAGTCAAGCTGATGG ACACGAGGCAAGATTTATCGAGAAAATTATACAAGTGGTTGGAGACAAATTACGTCGCAGTGTCTTGTACGTTGCCCCCCACCCAATTGGAATACATACTCGAGCCAAAAGCATTCAGCTTTGGTTAGAAGATGGGTCCACTGATGTTGGCATGGTTGCAATTTGCGGGACGGGCGGAATAGGCAAGACAACCATTGCCAAATTTCTATACAACCAGAACTTCTCAAAATTTGAAGGTAGTAGCTTTCTTGCAAATGTAAGGGAAATTGCGAAACAACAGGATGGTTTCATTCGTCTACAGAAGCAGCTTCTTTCAGATATTTTGCaaggaagaaaggaaaagatATACAATAGTGATGAAGGAATTGTTAGGATTAAAGACGCCTTATGTTGCAAAAGAGTTCTTGTGGTTCTTGATGATGTCGATCGACAACAACAAGTAGAAGCAGTACTTGGAATGCGAGATTGGCTTTTTCCGGGGAGCAAAATCATCATAACCACTAGGCGTGAGCGGTTGCTATGGGCTCACGAAGTTCGCAAGGTACATCGGGTGGAAGAACTGGATTTTAACGAATCCTTGGAGCTCTTTAGTCGGCATGCCTTTGGAAAAAGCTATCCCGTGAGTGACTATGTAGAGGTCTCAGAAAGGGTGGTACAATACTGCGGAGGGATTCCATTAGCTATTAAAGTTTTGGGTTCTTCTCTGTCTGGGAAAAGTTTAAACGTATGGAAAAGTCAATTAGAAAAATTGAAAGCAATTCCTGACAGAGAAATCCTTGAAAAACTCAGAATAAGCTATGACTCTTTACAAGATGACCACGACCAAAAATTATTCCTTCATCTTGCTTGTTTCTTCGTTGGGATGGATAAAGATCAGATTGTTACAATCCTTGACGGATGCGAGTTTTACACCGTGGTTggaattcaaaatctcattgatagATGTCTATGTACAATTGATGAACGTAACACACTGGTGATCCATCAATTGCTTCAAGATATGGGAAGGGAAATTGTCCGCCAAGAATCACCCGATGAGCCAGGAGAACGTAGCATCCTCTGGAGTCATATGGATTCCTTCAATGTTTTGAGAGAAAATACT GGCACGAGCAAAATCGAAGGCCTTGTTCTCGATATGCATTTGGTGAACAGAGATAATTCTTCCAGGACAATCTCGAATGTCAATAGAAAGCGTCGCTTCGAAGAATTCCTCGAGCCATTATTGTCAAACTTGGGCAATGCAGTCAAAAGATGTCGTTCTAGCATCTTCCCCTCTCACATGGCAGCCACTGCTCCAGAAAATTCAAATCAAGTGGCTTTGGACACTAATGCATTTGCAAGGATGCGCAAACTGAAACTTTTACAGCTCAATCATGTACGTATTAGCGGACCCTATAGAAATCTTCCCAAAGGATTAAGATGGCTGTATTGGCGTGGATTTCCTCTTAAATCGATACCCCGTGATTTTCCTATGGAGGACCTAGTTGCTCTTGACATGCACTATAGCAATTTGAAAAATGTATGGGATGGAACCAAG aTTCTCAAGTCATTAAAAATCCTCAATCTAAGTGATTCTcataacctcaccaaaactCCCGACTTCTCAGCACTCCCCAATCTCGAGAGGCTGATGCTTAAAAATTGTTCAAGTTTGTATGAGGTTGATGAATCCATTGGATGTCTAGAGAGACTTGTTTTGTTAGATTTGGAAGGCTGCAAAAATCTGAGGAAGCTTCCGAGAGGCCTCGGTATGCTGAAATTTCTGGAAACTCTTGTAATCTCTAGATGCTCAAATCTCGAGGAATTGCCGACAGAGATCGGGAATATGGGGTCGCTAACAGTGCTCCATGCAGACGGGATTGACATAAATCGAGTACATTCTACCACCGGGGAAGCGAAAGCAACGCAATCTCTCATCCGGCCTGGGCTGTTGAAGCCAAGAAAGAGCCTACAAGTTTGTTTACCACGGTCCTTGGTAAAATTGCGTCTTGCAAATTGTAATCTTTCCGACGATGCTTTCCCCAAAGATCTTACCAACCTAATCTCATTGAAGTTGTTAGATCTGAGCCAAAATCCGATTTGTAACCTCCCCGAAGGCATCAGAGGTCTTACCGGGCTCGAGATCCTTCACTTATCATCGTGCACAAGTCTCCGGACGCTCATATTGATCCACAAGTTGCGAGAACTGTGGATCGGACGTAATCCGCTGTTGGAGAACATAACCGTTCCATCGGCTTCTCACCGTCCGACCACCACTTATTTCTCAAGCAGTCTGGACAATCTAGTTGGTTTCAAGGGCCCATTCAAGTTAGAACCCATAGGAGATGTCGACACCGAGATTCTTACCAATTTGGGCTTGTCGAACTTGGGATCCATGGAAAACACAAATGCAAAGCTGATTACAACCAATATCAACAAACCAGAGACGCTTCCCATCcag GGATGTCACGAAGATCATATATTCACCACTTTCCTTCCGGGAAGCAAGGTTCCGCTCTGGTACAATTTCAGGTGTCAAGGATCCTCGATAAGTTTTACCGCGCCTTCGCATCGCAATTCCAGACTACAAGCCCTGAGTGTGTGTGCTATTTATAGAATCTCCTATGACAAAAAGTACTCTCGGATTCAAAAGTACCCGCATACTACAGTCAGCAGCACGAACAAGGGCGTGATGTGGAGCTACTGCCCGCGTGTCTTTGGAATTCCAGAAGCCGGCGATGACATGATGTGGTTGAGTTACTGGAAGTTTGAGCAGCTGGAAGGCGGCGATGAGCTTACGGTTTCGGTGGATGGAGGTGAGTTCATGCAGGCAATGGAGGTCGGAGTCTACCTAGTGTACAAGGACGTCGAGCATGACGAGAAGAGCACCCGATCTGTCCGTGGCGAAGAGATATATCAGCGTACCACCGTGTACGGAAACGTCGTTCCGGGAATCGTGTCTGCGCATTCGGTGGGCACAAAGCTCTACCAAGTCGGTCACCATTGGGATGGTTTCAAGTGCGAGTATTGTCCTCGCGGTGTGGCCCCTCTTCCTTGGACCCTCTCCGCTGCTTATGATGATGAGATCAAGGAGCCATTTTGTTTTGCTGATATGAGCAAGGTCAAATCTCTTGGCTGTTGA
- the LOC131323979 gene encoding uncharacterized protein LOC131323979, whose product MTNNENDKNRVRVRKQKSGSQNRKVRQRKDEMEKSLVGSIYSLFNAKEQKSLLSSQVEEASDKEFGEDDVNNDLRDKGVNEEASGANTGDVHEEPMSEDVDVANEEFREGHNEGPTPMNENVGNEENESMLDLEKDVDVNYDPGLWGSINDSKRIMLVLRGPIKIVRENDAFPKEGTHGRHFSSHLYICDLPNGEKQERKWLVYSNELNKVFCFCCKLFKHKTMTTSLAGEGTSDWHNLPTKLRVHERNVEHITNVVRWVDLQKGLQQKATIDKKMEDLIDKERVRWKMILVRIIGVVKTLSRNSLPFRGTNEKIYEKNNGLFGQLIEFVAEFDPIMQEHLRRVVDKEIQNHYLSHKIQNELISLLAKEIKDKILKKILKAKYFSVILDCTPDLSHDEQMSIAIRCVDVEDESKVKVEEFFLGFIKVHDTSGLGLFKRLEGALVDLKLNIDDIRGQGYDNSSNMKGKNQGVQKRLLDVNPKAFYIQCGCHSLNLALCDVAKSSAKARDFFGYVQKVYTLYSGSTQWWDILRAYVKGLTPKALSVTRWESHVESVRAIRNQAPELRDALIEIANVSKEDIVFSEAKGLCKNALEVLEFLISLCIWYKILDKINQVSKILQREEMDIEDAITRIKELILFFEELREDGFEDLMKEAKELAHDVGFEPVFAKKRVVKRKKQFDEDVVEDAHGSQLLEECFRTSYFLLIIDQAFASLKDQFKQFELYDLIFGFLYNAKFKSVSEEQLIEHYTKLESFLEYKQRGDIYGNELFQELRHLKTILPREVTKSIDILDFIKSYWKDGGFQMVWVAYRILLTIPVTVASAERSFSKLKLIKTYLRTTMSQERLSGFAMISIENEYLDNLFLSYGYVKVANPVPYRLVHTGFVRNQ is encoded by the exons ATGACGAACAACGAGAATGACAAGAATAGAGTGAGAGTGCGCAAACAAAAATCCGGGTCTCAAAATAGAAAAGTGAGGCAACGAAAAGATGAAATGGAAAAATCACTAGTGGGTTCAATATATAGTCTATTTAATGCGAAAGAACAAAAATCTCTTCTTTCAAGTCAAGTTGAAGAAGCAAGTGATAAAGAATTTGGGGAGGATGACGTGAATAATGATCTTAGAGATAAAGGTGTTAATGAAGAAGCTAGTGGCGCAAATACGGGTGACGTTCATGAGGAACCTATGAGTGAAGATGTTGATGTAGCAAATGAAGAATTTAGAGAGGGGCATAATGAAGGCCCTACTCCTATGAATGAAAATGTTGGGAATGAAGAAAATGAGAGTATGCTTGACCTTGAGAAAGATGTTGATGTGAACTACGATCCGGGATTGTGGGGAAGCATTAATGATTCTAAGAGGATAATGTTAGTTCTACGAGGTCCAATTAAGATCGTAAGAGAGAATGATGCATTTCCAAAAGAAGGTACTCATGGGAGACacttttcttcccatctttACATTTGTGATCTTCCAAATGGTGAGAAGCAAGAAAGGAAGTGGCTTGTGTATTCAAATGAGTTGAACAaggtcttttgtttttgttgcaagTTATTCAAGCATAAAACAATGACAACTAGTTTGGCCGGAGAGGGAACTAGTGATTGGCATAACCTTCCTACAAAGCTTAGAGTCCATGAAAGGAATGTAGAACATATCACCAATGTCGTGAGGTGGGTGGACTTGCAAAAAGGACTTCAACAAAAAGCAACAATTGACAAGAAAATGGAAGATCTAATCGACAAAGAGAGAGTTCGTTGGAAGATGATACTAGTTCGAATAATTGGGGTTGTGAAGACTCTTTCTCGAAATAGTTTGCCATTCCGTGGAACTAATGAGAAGATTTATGAGAAGAATAATGGACTTTTTGGTCAACTTATTGAATTTGTTGCGGAGTTTGATCCTATCATGCAAGAGCACCTTCGACGTGTGGTAGATAAAGAGATTCAAAATCATTATCTTagccacaaaattcaaaatgaattgATAAGCTTGTTGGCGAAAGAGATTAAAGATAAAATCTTGAAGAAGATTTTAAAAGCAAAGTACTTTTCAGTTATCCTTGATTGTACTCCTGATCTTAGTCATGATGAGCAAATGTCAATTGCTATAAGATGTGTGGATGTTGAGGATGAAAGTAAAGTCAAGGTGGAGGAATTCTTTCTTGGATTTATTAAGGTTCATGACACGTCGGGGCTTGGGCTTTTCAAGCGACTTGAAGGAGCTTTGGTTGATCTTAAACTCAACATTGATGATATAAGAGGACAAGGTTATGACAATAGCTCAAATATGAAAGGTAAAAATCAAGGTGTACAAAAAAGGCTACTTGATGTAAATCCCAAAGCATTCTATATTCAATGTGGTTGTCATAGTTTAAACCTTGCACTATGTGATGTGGCAAAATCTAGTGCGAAAGCAAGAGACTTTTTTGGATATGTGCAAAAAGTTTATACTTTGTATTCGGGTTCAACACAATGGTGGGATATTCTTAGAGCATATGTGAAGGGTTTGACACCAAAGGCATTGTCAGTTACTCGTTGGGAAAGTCATGTTGAGAGTGTTAGAGCAATAAGAAATCAAGCACCGGAATTAAGAGATGCATTGATCGAAATTGCAAATGTTTCTAAAGAAGATATTGTGTTTTCAGAAGCTAAAGGCTTGTGCAAGAATGCTTTGGaggttcttgagttcttgattAGCTTATGTATTTGGTACAAAATCTTAGACAAAATTAATCAAGTTAGCAAAATTCTTCAACGAGAAGAGATGGATATTGAAGATGCAATTACAAGGATAAAAgagttgattttattctttgaaGAGCTTAGAGAAGATGGTTTTGAAGACTTGATGAAGGAAGccaaagaacttgctcatgATGTTGGTTTTGAACCggtatttgcaaaaaaaagagttgttaaaagaaaaaagcaatTTGATGAGGATGTGGTAGAGGATGCCCACGGAAGTCAATTACTGGAAGAGTGTTTTAGAACTTCTTATTTCCTCCTCATCATAGATCAAGCTTTTGCATCACTTAAGGACCAGTTTAAGCAATTTGAACTTTATGACTTAATCTTTGGATTTTTGTATAATGCGAAATTCAAGAGTGTTAGTGAAGAGCAATTGATAGAGCATTACACTAAATTAGAAAGTTTCTTGGAATACAAACAACGTGGTGATATTTATGGGAATGAGTTATTCCAAGAACTtagacatttgaaaacaatattgcCGAGAGAAGTAACTAAATCGATCGACatccttgattttataaagTCTTATTGGAAAGATGGCGGTTTCCAAATGGTTTGGGTTGCTTATCGAATTTTGTTGACTATTCCAGTCACAGTTGCTTCGGCGGAGAGGAGCTTTTCgaagttgaagttgataaaaACATATCTTCGGACTACCATGTCACAAGAGAGATTAAGTGGATTTGctatgatctcaattgaaaatgagtacTTAGATAA TTTGTTTCTGTCCTATGGCTATGTCAAGGTTGCGAATCCCGTTCCGTACCGGTTGGTACATACTGGATTTGTGAGAAACCAGTAA